The window GATTCCGCACCCGATCCGTCGAGCATGCGAAGGCTCATGTCGTGCGAGGGGACTGCCAACCCCAGCCGCGCGGGTACGTAAGACCTGATATGCGGCGTGACCACCTGCTCCGTAGGTCGAGTGGTGCGCAGAACCAGATGGATGCCGGCAGCACGGCCGACCTTCGCGAGTGAGACGATCACGGCTTCCGCTGCCGCCCCTTCCGCGCGAAGGACTTCAGCCAACTCGTTGACGAGGACCACGATGACCGGGTAGGAGACGTCGTCGGCTCCGTCGAGGGAGCCTGTCGAGGGCGGCACGACTCCGCTCTGCATCTTCTCGTTGAGCTGGTGGACGTGGCGGCACTTCGCCTGCCGGAGAGCCGCGTAGCGGCGCTCCAGCTCGCTCGTCGCCCACTGCAGGACCTTCGGTCCCGCGATCGGCAGCACATGAGGAGCCTCCGCGAACCGGGAGAGTTCGCCAGCGTGAGAGTCGATGAGGGCAAGGCGAACCTGAGTCGAGGGCGTGCGAGCGAGCATGGTAGCCACGACCGCCCGAACGGGATCGGACTCGTGAGTTCCGATGGAACCCCCGATGAGGAAGTGAGTTGACTCCTGAAGATCCAGGACCACCATTGCGCCCTGGTGGTCCTGTCCGAGGGGAACTGTCAGTGGACCAATGCTGTCAAGCCGCCGGAGGAGGTCGGGAAGCCTGGCGCTGGACCGTGAATCCGTTGCCTTGGGCGGCGTCGCCATGACAGTGGGAAGTGGAGCCGGCCGGTCGTCGGTCGAATTCTTCCGCTCACTTGCCCGCAGGCCGCGGAACGCGCGCAGTCGTTCACTGACCTCCCCGGCGTGCTGTGGCCGCTCGGCGGGGTCCTTGGCCATCAGCTCAAAGATCAAGTCCTCGATGGCAGAGGGCAACGTGGGCCGAATCAGGCTTGGAGCTGTAGGCATTTGCGTCATGTGTTTGTACATGAGCTGGGCGGAGTCGCCCAGGAACGGTTGTTCGCCGGTGGTCATCTCGTACATCACGCATCCGAGGGCGTAGAGATCGGAGCGGGCGTCCACATGCCCCTCGAACTGCTCAGGAGCCATGTACGCAGCGGTGCCGATTCCCGAGGTCACCTGCTGTTGCGCCGACTGGATGACCCTCGCCACTCCGAAGTCGCAGATCTTGGGCCGATCGCCGGGCAGGACGACGATGTTGGCGGGCTTGATGTCTCGATGGATGATGTTCCGCTCATGGGCGACTGCGAGAGCGTCGGCCGTTCGTTCACCGAGTAGCGCAGCCCGGTCGTACGAGAGCCCCTGCCGGCGGTGGGATGCCATGACCTGAGCCAGGTTTTTGCCGTTGAGCAGCTCCATGACGAAGAACATCCGCCCCTCGTGCTCGCCCACGTCGAAGACCACGACGATGCCGGCGTGCTGGAGAGGAGCGACGATCTTTGCCTCGGCCAGCAGCCGGTCGATGTTGGACTGGTCCTCCGCCATGTG is drawn from Nonomuraea muscovyensis and contains these coding sequences:
- a CDS encoding serine/threonine-protein kinase → MSLADRYRLEEKLGAGGMGEVWKAFDTLLARPVAVKIVLSHMAEDQSNIDRLLAEAKIVAPLQHAGIVVVFDVGEHEGRMFFVMELLNGKNLAQVMASHRRQGLSYDRAALLGERTADALAVAHERNIIHRDIKPANIVVLPGDRPKICDFGVARVIQSAQQQVTSGIGTAAYMAPEQFEGHVDARSDLYALGCVMYEMTTGEQPFLGDSAQLMYKHMTQMPTAPSLIRPTLPSAIEDLIFELMAKDPAERPQHAGEVSERLRAFRGLRASERKNSTDDRPAPLPTVMATPPKATDSRSSARLPDLLRRLDSIGPLTVPLGQDHQGAMVVLDLQESTHFLIGGSIGTHESDPVRAVVATMLARTPSTQVRLALIDSHAGELSRFAEAPHVLPIAGPKVLQWATSELERRYAALRQAKCRHVHQLNEKMQSGVVPPSTGSLDGADDVSYPVIVVLVNELAEVLRAEGAAAEAVIVSLAKVGRAAGIHLVLRTTRPTEQVVTPHIRSYVPARLGLAVPSHDMSLRMLDGSGAESLRLGEGLFKATAASRPRKLDVGVVSDTDIKTVLDGLSTGL